A genomic stretch from Desulfotignum balticum DSM 7044 includes:
- a CDS encoding Lon protease family protein: MDEYRVNTADLARQCQDDPFDFTTTADLAPLDSVIGQRRAVEAIHFGLNMKGPGYHIFITGLEGTGRTTITREILTTHAKKRETPEDLCLVNNFEDPYQPRVMALPTGSAVFFSNKMTRFIEALKTNLPLAFEQKTFVEKQARIKKKMADVQDRIMSRVAAAAEKKDIKIVRTDEGYQAVPLQEGEPVSPEAFSALEPERRTAIEKDLARVQQQMKDAVAQIQQQAKKTQQAYQELLVETAGALFSREMDLLFTDFDDRPQARKFLAEAKKDLTDHLPLLLSSLDPDTDQGTETTEMLEFLDKRYQVNVLVDRRGEHGAPVIFEPAPTFQNLFGKIEKMPVQGMVSTDFTMVQAGSLLRANKGFLVLEIDAVLRHPEVWETLKTTLQNKKMYIQDPPDQSGPAMASLRPDPIDLDVKVVLVGGYEIFRALQGADPKFNRIFKVRADFDYEVDVSRENLFNYARFIARACETENLPAFTSCGVTAVVEYGSRMAESKYKLSLRFGRILDLLKEAAFWADRDQAKAVTAEHVARALNAFRFRHNLYEEKVQEKYDDHSILIDLTGSVTGQVNALAVYQVGDLAFGRPSRITAESYMGKPGIINVEHEADLSGQTHDKGVMIIAGFLGRMFAQEYPLSVSVSITFEQSYSGVDGDSASSTELYAVLSSLSGYPIRQGIAVTGSVNQKGQIQSIGGVNEKIEGFFDVCAGRGLTGDQGVMIPSANIRNLMLRKDVVDAVDQGRFHIYHVSTIEQGIEVLTGVPAGRADEGAMFPENTVFGAVQQKLKKFHDQTTPGPWSGR, encoded by the coding sequence ATGGACGAATATCGTGTCAACACAGCGGATCTGGCCCGACAATGCCAGGATGACCCCTTTGATTTCACCACCACAGCGGATCTGGCGCCCTTAGACAGTGTCATCGGCCAGCGGCGGGCCGTGGAAGCCATCCATTTCGGGCTGAACATGAAGGGACCGGGGTATCATATTTTCATCACCGGTTTGGAAGGCACCGGCAGAACCACCATTACCCGGGAAATTCTGACCACCCATGCCAAAAAACGGGAAACACCCGAAGACCTGTGTCTGGTCAATAATTTTGAAGATCCTTATCAGCCCAGGGTCATGGCGCTTCCCACCGGATCGGCCGTGTTTTTTTCAAATAAAATGACCCGGTTTATTGAGGCCTTGAAAACCAATCTGCCCCTGGCATTTGAACAGAAAACCTTTGTTGAGAAACAGGCCCGGATCAAAAAAAAGATGGCAGATGTACAGGACCGCATCATGTCAAGGGTGGCAGCGGCGGCTGAAAAAAAAGACATTAAAATTGTCCGCACGGACGAAGGGTATCAAGCGGTGCCTTTGCAGGAGGGTGAACCGGTTTCTCCGGAAGCGTTTTCCGCCCTGGAACCGGAACGCCGCACCGCTATTGAAAAAGATCTGGCCCGGGTTCAGCAGCAGATGAAAGATGCGGTGGCACAGATTCAGCAGCAGGCAAAAAAAACACAGCAAGCGTATCAGGAACTTTTGGTTGAAACAGCCGGTGCCTTGTTTTCCCGGGAGATGGACCTGTTGTTTACGGACTTTGACGACCGGCCCCAGGCCCGCAAATTTCTTGCGGAAGCAAAAAAAGACCTGACAGACCATCTGCCGCTCCTGCTCAGTTCGCTGGATCCTGACACGGATCAGGGGACGGAAACCACTGAAATGCTGGAATTTCTGGATAAGCGCTACCAGGTCAATGTTTTAGTGGACCGGCGGGGGGAACACGGGGCCCCGGTGATTTTTGAGCCGGCCCCCACATTCCAGAATCTGTTTGGAAAAATTGAAAAAATGCCGGTGCAGGGTATGGTGTCCACTGATTTCACCATGGTGCAGGCCGGTTCGCTGTTGCGGGCAAACAAGGGGTTTCTGGTTTTGGAAATCGATGCGGTATTGCGCCATCCAGAGGTCTGGGAGACCTTGAAAACCACCTTGCAGAACAAAAAGATGTATATTCAGGATCCGCCGGATCAGTCCGGGCCTGCCATGGCATCTTTGCGGCCCGACCCCATTGACCTGGATGTCAAAGTGGTGCTGGTGGGCGGATATGAAATTTTCCGGGCGCTTCAGGGTGCAGATCCCAAGTTCAACCGGATTTTCAAGGTCCGGGCGGATTTTGATTATGAAGTGGATGTCAGTCGTGAGAACCTGTTCAATTACGCCCGGTTCATCGCCCGGGCCTGTGAAACTGAAAATCTGCCGGCTTTTACCTCCTGTGGTGTGACTGCCGTGGTTGAGTACGGCAGCCGGATGGCGGAAAGTAAATACAAATTGTCCCTGCGGTTCGGACGGATTCTGGACCTGCTCAAGGAAGCCGCTTTCTGGGCTGACCGTGATCAGGCAAAGGCTGTGACTGCGGAACACGTGGCCCGGGCCCTGAATGCCTTCAGGTTCCGGCATAACCTGTATGAGGAAAAGGTCCAGGAAAAATATGATGACCACTCCATTCTCATCGATCTGACCGGGTCGGTGACGGGCCAGGTCAATGCGCTGGCAGTCTACCAGGTGGGAGATCTGGCCTTTGGCCGGCCTTCCCGGATCACGGCGGAATCCTACATGGGAAAGCCCGGTATCATCAATGTGGAGCATGAAGCCGATCTTTCCGGCCAGACCCATGACAAAGGGGTGATGATCATTGCCGGATTCCTGGGCCGGATGTTTGCCCAGGAATATCCGTTGAGCGTATCGGTGAGCATCACATTTGAACAAAGTTACAGCGGTGTGGATGGTGACAGTGCCTCTTCCACGGAACTGTATGCAGTCTTGTCCAGCCTGTCCGGATATCCCATCCGTCAGGGGATTGCCGTGACCGGGTCCGTGAATCAGAAAGGACAGATCCAGTCCATCGGCGGGGTGAACGAAAAGATCGAAGGATTTTTTGACGTATGTGCCGGCCGGGGTCTCACCGGAGATCAGGGGGTGATGATCCCTTCCGCCAATATCAGGAATTTAATGCTCAGAAAAGATGTGGTGGACGCCGTGGACCAGGGGCGATTTCATATTTATCATGTGTCAACCATTGAACAGGGAATTGAAGTGTTGACCGGTGTGCCGGCAGGCCGGGCCGATGAGGGTGCCATGTTTCCGGAAAATACGGTGTTCGGCGCGGTTCAGCAAAAACTTAAAAAATTTCATGATCAAACCACACCAGGTCCCTGGTCTGGCCGATGA
- a CDS encoding desulfoferrodoxin FeS4 iron-binding domain-containing protein: MMPAVGETYKCEICGNVVEVKEAGEGELVCCGQPMEKQ, from the coding sequence ATGATGCCAGCTGTTGGAGAGACCTACAAATGTGAGATATGCGGAAATGTCGTGGAAGTGAAAGAAGCCGGAGAGGGTGAACTGGTCTGTTGCGGACAGCCCATGGAAAAACAGTAA
- a CDS encoding cobalamin B12-binding domain-containing protein, which translates to MTDFNAITEALVACDEAKLESLVREALDQNVPANEILNKGLIAGMDIVGEKMESGDMFIPEVLMAAHAMANCVVILKPLLAEGEGSAGASVLIGTVKGDLHDIGKNLVAMMMESAGMQVTNMGVDIPPEDFVSKIKETNAQIVCLSALLTTTMPMMKQTIDAIVEAGLRDQVKILVGGAPVTQSFADDIGADGFAADAGSASKLAKKLVA; encoded by the coding sequence ATGACTGATTTCAACGCGATTACCGAAGCCCTGGTGGCCTGTGACGAAGCCAAACTCGAAAGCCTGGTCAGAGAAGCCCTGGACCAGAACGTGCCGGCCAACGAGATCCTGAACAAAGGGCTGATCGCCGGTATGGACATTGTGGGTGAAAAAATGGAATCCGGAGACATGTTCATCCCTGAAGTGCTGATGGCAGCCCATGCCATGGCCAATTGCGTCGTCATTCTCAAGCCGCTGCTGGCCGAAGGCGAAGGATCTGCCGGCGCATCCGTTCTGATCGGAACGGTCAAAGGCGACCTGCATGACATCGGCAAGAACCTGGTGGCCATGATGATGGAAAGTGCGGGCATGCAGGTGACCAACATGGGTGTGGACATTCCGCCCGAAGACTTTGTGTCCAAGATCAAGGAAACCAATGCCCAGATCGTCTGCCTGTCAGCCCTTTTGACCACCACCATGCCCATGATGAAACAAACCATAGATGCCATTGTGGAAGCGGGATTGCGGGATCAGGTGAAAATTCTGGTGGGCGGTGCCCCGGTCACCCAGTCATTTGCCGATGACATTGGTGCGGACGGATTTGCCGCCGATGCCGGGTCTGCCTCAAAACTGGCCAAAAAGCTGGTTGCTTAA
- a CDS encoding XTP/dITP diphosphatase, which translates to MKQILVLASTNPGKTREIRDLLKDFPLDIKNLTDFGPIPPVVEDGATFDDNAYKKAAFTARVLGYPAMADDSGLCVEALDGAPGVKSARYAGDDATDADNVARLLKELAPHDNRKAAFECVISIAVPTGAALTYEGRCEGIITREPAGDNGFGYDPLFFFPKFGKTFAQVPMEQKAQVSHRGTALKQVAQEMDKILEWIDINMPRFEQVPCKE; encoded by the coding sequence TTGAAACAGATTCTGGTCCTGGCAAGCACCAATCCAGGTAAAACCCGGGAAATCCGGGACCTTTTAAAAGATTTTCCCCTGGATATCAAAAATCTGACCGATTTCGGACCCATCCCTCCGGTGGTCGAGGACGGGGCCACTTTTGATGACAATGCCTATAAAAAAGCCGCGTTCACAGCCCGGGTCCTGGGATACCCGGCCATGGCCGATGATTCCGGCCTGTGTGTGGAAGCCCTGGACGGCGCCCCAGGGGTGAAATCCGCCCGGTATGCCGGAGATGATGCCACCGATGCCGACAATGTGGCCAGACTGCTCAAAGAACTGGCACCCCATGACAATCGGAAAGCCGCGTTTGAATGCGTGATCTCCATTGCCGTTCCCACCGGTGCCGCCCTGACCTATGAAGGCCGGTGCGAAGGGATCATCACCCGGGAACCGGCCGGTGACAACGGGTTTGGATATGATCCTTTGTTTTTTTTCCCAAAATTCGGCAAAACCTTTGCCCAGGTGCCCATGGAACAAAAGGCACAGGTGAGCCACCGGGGCACCGCTTTAAAGCAGGTGGCCCAGGAAATGGACAAAATTCTGGAATGGATCGATATCAACATGCCCCGGTTCGAACAAGTACCCTGCAAAGAATAG
- a CDS encoding 4Fe-4S binding protein has product MTHKKITLVYFSPTATTKTVLDAIAKGTGYEVDSYDITLSEARKKIPQDLDTSVIVFGAPVYSGRLPKLAADCFKQVSASGIPVVPVVVYGNREYDDALLELKDICVQCKGVPVAAGAFIGEHSFSTQPAPIAPGRPDEKDLACAVEFGQKISRLLETLDPDKKTGDLVVPGNVPYKKPSAAKGVPFIDVTDDCTACGTCVAVCPVDAIDEDDGFCTLDDICIHCCACIKACPESARIMKDGPFKDTAAKLHQTCGVRKEPETFFAQTQK; this is encoded by the coding sequence ATGACCCATAAAAAAATCACCCTGGTATATTTCAGTCCCACCGCCACCACAAAAACCGTGCTGGACGCCATCGCAAAGGGGACTGGGTATGAGGTGGACAGTTATGACATCACCTTGTCTGAAGCCAGAAAAAAAATCCCCCAGGACCTGGATACATCCGTGATCGTTTTCGGGGCACCGGTTTACAGCGGCAGATTGCCGAAACTGGCGGCTGATTGTTTTAAACAGGTGTCGGCATCCGGCATTCCCGTCGTGCCGGTGGTGGTTTACGGCAACCGGGAATATGACGATGCATTGCTGGAATTAAAAGATATCTGTGTTCAGTGCAAAGGTGTTCCCGTGGCTGCAGGCGCGTTCATCGGTGAGCATTCGTTTTCCACACAACCCGCGCCCATTGCCCCTGGCAGGCCGGATGAAAAAGATCTGGCATGTGCGGTTGAATTCGGACAAAAGATCAGCCGGTTGCTGGAAACACTTGATCCGGACAAAAAAACGGGTGACCTTGTGGTGCCGGGAAACGTTCCTTATAAAAAACCCTCGGCTGCCAAAGGTGTGCCGTTCATCGATGTGACCGATGACTGTACCGCCTGCGGCACCTGCGTGGCGGTATGTCCGGTGGATGCCATCGATGAAGATGACGGGTTCTGCACGCTTGATGATATCTGTATTCACTGCTGTGCCTGCATTAAAGCCTGTCCGGAATCCGCACGGATCATGAAGGACGGCCCGTTCAAGGACACGGCAGCCAAACTGCATCAGACCTGCGGGGTTCGAAAAGAACCGGAAACATTTTTTGCCCAGACTCAAAAATAA
- a CDS encoding DUF3786 domain-containing protein — protein MFANAMEVFKLLDKSNCRECNEPTCLAFASKVFLGQRDLSDCTHLDPEVIAKYSQAPRKGFKPGESDYERELAAMQERVKEIDLEEAARRTGGRFDGKWLTLRIFGKPFSVNQEGRFKSDLHINPWITGPVLTYVLESKGTPVTGQWMPFRELAGARELNGLYMKRTEEPLKKIADAYPDLFEDLGFIFNGKEIEEQYQSDISMVLYPLPLVPVMICYWKPDDGLDSDLHLFYDKSASHNGGSDMVFRLTAGIVQMFEKLARTHGWSAAAQAADR, from the coding sequence ATGTTTGCCAATGCCATGGAAGTTTTCAAACTTCTGGATAAATCCAATTGCAGAGAGTGCAATGAACCCACCTGTCTGGCGTTTGCGTCAAAAGTATTTTTAGGGCAAAGAGATCTGTCCGACTGTACTCATCTGGACCCGGAGGTGATTGCAAAATACAGCCAAGCACCCAGAAAAGGATTCAAACCCGGGGAATCGGATTATGAACGGGAACTGGCCGCCATGCAGGAGCGGGTCAAAGAGATCGATCTGGAAGAGGCGGCCCGCAGAACCGGGGGCCGGTTTGACGGGAAATGGCTGACGCTCCGGATATTCGGCAAACCCTTTTCCGTGAACCAGGAAGGACGCTTTAAATCAGACCTGCATATCAATCCCTGGATCACCGGGCCGGTGCTCACCTATGTGCTGGAAAGCAAAGGAACCCCTGTTACCGGACAGTGGATGCCTTTCCGGGAACTGGCCGGAGCCCGGGAGCTGAACGGTTTATATATGAAACGTACAGAGGAGCCGCTGAAAAAAATTGCGGACGCTTATCCGGATCTGTTCGAGGACCTGGGCTTTATTTTCAATGGAAAAGAGATCGAAGAGCAGTATCAGTCCGATATTTCCATGGTGCTGTATCCGCTGCCCCTGGTGCCTGTCATGATCTGTTACTGGAAACCGGATGACGGCCTGGATTCAGACCTGCACCTGTTTTATGATAAAAGCGCATCGCACAACGGCGGCAGTGACATGGTGTTCCGTCTGACCGCCGGCATTGTTCAGATGTTTGAAAAACTGGCCAGGACTCACGGCTGGAGTGCAGCGGCTCAGGCAGCCGACCGATGA
- a CDS encoding nitroreductase family protein has protein sequence MTSFEDFKSLVKGNRSCRRFDHTVKISMNELFDLVDLARHCASAGNNQPLKYILSTSEPTNQAIFDCLGWATYLKDWPGPDPSERPTAYIVITGDHTISDKFWCDHGIAAQTLLLGARARSLAGCMFGAINIKKLKSVLDIPDHLEVKLVVALGKPVEKAAIDEVGPDGSIKYFRDENQVHHVPKRSLDTLVFKTFS, from the coding sequence ATGACATCTTTTGAAGACTTTAAATCTCTGGTAAAAGGAAACCGGTCCTGCCGCCGGTTTGACCATACTGTCAAAATCAGTATGAATGAACTGTTCGACCTGGTGGACCTGGCCCGGCACTGTGCGTCTGCCGGTAACAACCAGCCATTGAAATATATTCTGTCTACCAGTGAGCCGACCAATCAGGCCATTTTTGACTGTCTGGGATGGGCCACCTATCTGAAAGACTGGCCCGGTCCGGACCCATCCGAACGGCCCACCGCGTATATCGTGATCACCGGAGACCACACCATCTCCGACAAGTTCTGGTGCGACCACGGGATCGCGGCCCAGACCCTCCTGCTGGGGGCCCGGGCCAGAAGCCTGGCCGGGTGCATGTTCGGGGCCATCAACATCAAGAAACTCAAATCCGTTTTGGATATTCCGGATCACCTGGAGGTCAAGCTGGTGGTGGCTTTAGGAAAACCCGTGGAAAAAGCGGCCATCGATGAGGTAGGACCGGACGGGAGCATCAAGTATTTCAGGGATGAAAACCAGGTCCACCATGTGCCCAAACGGTCCCTGGACACCCTGGTTTTCAAAACGTTTTCTTAA
- a CDS encoding B12-binding domain-containing radical SAM protein gives MKLLFVNPVCLDPRITDADATVVPVGLYYLAAQMLDTGYEAAILNLAQADVKDPEAVFAAAVESQHPDVIGFSVTNPTRFSAMSLARTARQIRPRTVIVFGGPAPTFMADYFFSACPELDVIVKGEGEQTSLALVQTLAGETGKTGPKICLDLSRIPGLVFRDGNKITDTGPAPLIQNLDRLAHPSRYFAFQHLAMSRGCPGACTFCGSPLFWGTRNVRFHSPEWFFEEIRTLAGKGISHFYISDDTFTMDRDRVMDLCRKLIHADLNITWHAISRVDRVDPPLLAMMRKAGCIQISYGVESGSDTIKKRLGKPVPNSLAVQAFRRTAAAGMIPRAYFIYGSPGETKNTIQESIDLLMQLQPLGAIFYMLVTFPGTRLYEQAQKTGRVSDEIWHKKIEDLPWFEVDDHLDFHQVKQFGNALRSAFYDHLPEFAANIELMNDPSLYPYHADFLSRLGMTFSHGDYSTDDRIRNPDGTAQTLFEKALSYHPDLRAFLGLGMLFLKHKQMDPALQILDQGQNHFPGSKDLVLCKGICLMNQHRFAGALACLSPFEQHPDVRHYLAICQKELETDHE, from the coding sequence ATGAAACTGCTGTTTGTCAATCCGGTATGTCTGGATCCACGCATCACAGATGCGGATGCCACGGTGGTGCCTGTGGGTCTGTACTACCTGGCGGCCCAGATGCTGGATACCGGGTATGAGGCGGCCATCCTCAACCTGGCCCAGGCCGATGTCAAGGATCCCGAGGCGGTGTTCGCTGCGGCAGTTGAATCACAACATCCGGATGTCATCGGTTTTTCCGTGACCAATCCCACCCGGTTCTCGGCCATGTCCCTGGCCCGGACCGCCCGACAGATTCGGCCCCGGACCGTGATCGTGTTCGGCGGGCCGGCCCCCACATTCATGGCGGATTATTTTTTTTCCGCCTGCCCGGAACTGGATGTCATTGTCAAAGGCGAAGGAGAGCAGACCAGCCTGGCCCTGGTTCAAACCCTGGCCGGGGAGACCGGCAAAACTGGTCCAAAGATTTGTTTGGATCTCAGCCGGATTCCGGGGCTGGTGTTCCGGGACGGAAACAAAATCACGGATACCGGACCGGCCCCGCTGATCCAAAACCTGGACCGGCTGGCGCACCCGTCCCGGTATTTTGCGTTTCAACACCTGGCCATGTCAAGGGGGTGTCCGGGGGCCTGCACGTTCTGCGGATCCCCTCTGTTTTGGGGTACCCGGAATGTCCGGTTTCATTCCCCGGAATGGTTCTTTGAAGAGATCCGGACACTGGCCGGCAAAGGGATTTCCCATTTCTATATCAGTGACGACACCTTTACCATGGACCGGGACCGGGTCATGGATTTATGCCGAAAACTGATCCATGCCGATTTAAACATCACCTGGCACGCCATTTCCCGGGTGGACCGCGTGGACCCGCCCCTGCTGGCCATGATGCGCAAAGCCGGTTGCATTCAAATCAGCTATGGGGTGGAATCCGGGTCAGATACCATCAAGAAACGCCTGGGAAAACCGGTTCCCAATTCTCTGGCGGTGCAGGCATTCCGCCGGACCGCTGCCGCCGGCATGATCCCCCGGGCCTATTTCATCTACGGGTCGCCCGGTGAAACAAAAAACACCATCCAGGAGAGCATTGATCTGCTGATGCAGCTTCAGCCTTTAGGCGCGATATTCTACATGCTGGTGACATTTCCGGGCACCCGGCTGTACGAACAGGCCCAAAAAACCGGCCGGGTCAGCGATGAGATCTGGCATAAAAAAATTGAAGATCTGCCCTGGTTTGAAGTGGATGACCACCTGGATTTTCATCAGGTCAAACAGTTCGGAAATGCCTTAAGATCCGCATTTTATGACCATCTGCCTGAGTTTGCCGCAAATATCGAACTGATGAATGACCCGTCCCTGTATCCATATCATGCGGATTTTTTATCCCGGCTGGGCATGACCTTTTCCCACGGCGATTACAGCACCGATGACCGCATCCGAAATCCGGACGGCACGGCACAAACGCTGTTTGAAAAAGCGTTGTCCTATCACCCGGATCTCCGGGCCTTTCTGGGACTGGGCATGCTTTTTCTCAAACACAAACAAATGGATCCGGCCTTACAGATTCTTGATCAGGGCCAGAATCATTTTCCCGGCAGCAAAGACCTGGTTCTTTGCAAAGGCATCTGCCTGATGAATCAGCACCGGTTTGCCGGTGCTCTGGCCTGCCTGTCCCCTTTTGAACAACATCCGGATGTCCGGCATTATCTGGCCATCTGCCAAAAAGAACTGGAAACCGATCA
- a CDS encoding cupin domain-containing protein — MKVIHWTECKEKQIERFPYKGEQLDVIGTSIRWLSQHGEDENGIPEYGLRFFTIQPGGQIPIHNHFYHQTMYILSGEFECWEFDEKTDELKKKVACKPGTAVYIPSMQPHGMKNVTDEPATFLCCICNVYDEDAAL, encoded by the coding sequence ATGAAGGTGATTCACTGGACGGAATGCAAGGAAAAACAGATCGAGCGGTTCCCATACAAAGGCGAGCAGCTCGATGTCATCGGCACCAGCATCCGCTGGCTGTCCCAGCACGGGGAGGATGAAAACGGAATTCCGGAATACGGGCTGCGGTTTTTCACCATCCAGCCGGGGGGACAGATTCCCATTCACAACCATTTTTACCACCAGACCATGTATATTCTGTCCGGTGAATTTGAATGCTGGGAATTTGATGAAAAAACCGATGAACTGAAGAAAAAAGTGGCGTGCAAGCCCGGAACCGCTGTTTATATACCGAGTATGCAGCCCCATGGCATGAAAAACGTGACAGACGAACCCGCCACTTTTTTATGCTGCATCTGCAATGTCTATGATGAGGATGCCGCGCTTTGA
- a CDS encoding dual CXXC motif small (seleno)protein, which produces MFCCRSCGQNFPETRYKELMDEYLEEHLANVPINRI; this is translated from the coding sequence TTGTTCTGCTGCAGGTCCTGCGGCCAAAATTTTCCTGAAACCCGGTACAAAGAGCTGATGGATGAATATCTTGAAGAACACCTGGCCAATGTACCGATCAACCGGATCTGA
- a CDS encoding dihydropteroate synthase, giving the protein MFEVIGERINTSRKLVQAAVAERNAQYIIDDVTRQQEAGAAFIDVNAGARIGHEEADMKWLLETIQPIATVPLALDSPDPAILEMAFAMVEKTPMINSISLEKERFDNMIPFLKGKDCKVIALCMDDGGMPTQSDDIVARAKTLVEELNKIGIPTANIYVDPLVQPISTDSTKGVMILDAVRAIKAKFPEVHITGGLSNISYGLPQRHIINRTFVTLMMASGMDSAIIDPLDKKIMAAIKTADMLLGHDNYCMSYLKGVRAGVIES; this is encoded by the coding sequence ATGTTTGAAGTAATCGGAGAACGTATCAACACCTCCAGAAAACTGGTCCAGGCTGCTGTGGCCGAACGAAACGCCCAGTACATCATCGATGATGTCACCAGGCAGCAGGAAGCCGGTGCCGCGTTTATCGACGTGAATGCCGGGGCCCGCATCGGCCATGAAGAAGCGGACATGAAATGGCTGCTGGAAACCATCCAGCCCATTGCCACCGTGCCCCTGGCCCTGGACAGCCCGGACCCGGCCATCCTGGAGATGGCATTTGCCATGGTGGAAAAGACCCCCATGATCAACTCCATCAGCCTGGAAAAGGAACGGTTTGACAACATGATTCCGTTTCTGAAAGGCAAGGACTGCAAAGTCATCGCCTTGTGCATGGATGACGGGGGCATGCCCACCCAGTCCGATGACATTGTGGCAAGGGCGAAAACCCTGGTGGAAGAACTCAACAAGATCGGGATACCCACCGCCAACATCTATGTGGATCCCCTGGTGCAGCCCATTTCCACGGACAGCACCAAAGGGGTGATGATCCTGGACGCGGTGCGGGCCATCAAGGCTAAATTTCCGGAAGTGCACATCACCGGCGGCCTGTCCAATATTTCCTACGGCCTGCCCCAGCGCCACATCATCAACCGCACCTTTGTCACCCTGATGATGGCATCGGGCATGGATTCCGCCATTATCGATCCGCTGGACAAAAAAATCATGGCCGCCATCAAAACCGCAGACATGCTGCTGGGCCATGACAACTACTGCATGAGCTATCTGAAAGGGGTCCGGGCCGGGGTGATTGAAAGTTAA
- a CDS encoding dihydrolipoyl dehydrogenase family protein, whose protein sequence is MEQFDVIVIGTGTAGQTAAYDLAAEGYRVAIAENSPTPGGVCALRGCQAKKWFYETMEVVARSRHLLGKGITKLPGFNWDQVQKQKTRFTSKVPENTIAGLKGSGITYLQGQAKFLDTTTLRIGENDYKTRYVIVATGAVPAQLPIDGAQHLITSDDFLNLTALPPRIAFIGGGFISFEFAHFAARLGSRNQNIHILEAGDRTLGPFDQDMVTQLVRASEADGIQVRTGVSITSVTKNSDEYTVHFKSGPPLVVDLVVNSAGRTPDIEPLSPDTAGIKSSRRGIDVNPAMQTSIPHIFAIGDCADTVMLARVADMEAHVAARSIMALENGTDLPVMDYTVVPAVLFTYPQLGMVGKTEEMLQKENTPYRKSHETELNWPTYRRIGMTHAAYKILTDDKGGILGAHFLGDNTTGLVNIFKQAMIDKTPVSRLKNDHIMAPYPSRESDILYMLDPLID, encoded by the coding sequence ATGGAACAATTCGATGTGATCGTGATCGGAACCGGCACTGCCGGCCAGACAGCCGCCTATGACCTGGCTGCAGAAGGGTATCGTGTGGCCATTGCAGAAAACAGTCCGACCCCCGGCGGGGTCTGTGCCTTGCGGGGCTGTCAGGCAAAAAAATGGTTTTATGAAACCATGGAAGTGGTGGCCCGCAGCCGGCATCTGCTGGGAAAAGGTATCACAAAACTACCCGGGTTCAACTGGGACCAGGTACAAAAACAAAAAACCCGGTTTACCTCCAAAGTCCCTGAAAATACCATTGCCGGTCTCAAAGGCAGCGGTATCACGTATCTGCAGGGCCAGGCCAAATTTTTGGATACCACCACCCTGCGTATCGGCGAAAACGATTATAAAACCCGCTATGTGATTGTCGCAACCGGTGCGGTTCCAGCCCAACTGCCCATTGACGGGGCCCAACATCTGATCACCAGTGATGATTTTCTGAATCTGACCGCGTTGCCCCCACGCATCGCATTTATCGGCGGTGGGTTCATCTCTTTTGAATTCGCCCATTTTGCGGCCCGGCTCGGCAGCCGAAATCAGAATATCCATATCCTTGAGGCAGGGGACCGTACCTTAGGCCCTTTTGACCAGGACATGGTCACACAACTGGTCCGGGCATCGGAAGCAGACGGCATTCAGGTACGAACCGGCGTATCCATAACATCTGTGACAAAAAACAGTGATGAATACACCGTTCATTTTAAATCCGGCCCCCCCCTGGTGGTGGATCTGGTGGTGAACAGTGCCGGGCGGACTCCCGATATTGAACCGCTGTCTCCGGATACTGCCGGCATTAAATCATCCAGAAGAGGCATTGACGTCAACCCGGCCATGCAGACATCGATTCCCCACATTTTTGCCATCGGTGACTGCGCCGATACTGTGATGCTGGCAAGGGTGGCGGACATGGAGGCCCATGTGGCGGCACGGTCCATCATGGCCCTGGAAAACGGCACTGACCTGCCGGTTATGGATTACACGGTCGTGCCTGCCGTGCTGTTCACCTATCCCCAGCTGGGAATGGTGGGCAAGACCGAAGAGATGCTTCAAAAGGAAAACACACCCTATAGAAAAAGCCATGAAACCGAATTAAACTGGCCCACCTACCGGCGGATCGGCATGACCCATGCTGCCTACAAAATCCTGACGGATGATAAAGGCGGTATTTTAGGGGCCCATTTTCTGGGAGACAACACCACCGGACTGGTCAATATCTTTAAACAGGCCATGATTGATAAAACCCCGGTCAGCCGGCTCAAAAATGACCATATCATGGCCCCTTATCCATCCCGGGAAAGTGATATTCTTTATATGCTCGACCCGCTCATCGATTGA